A single region of the Fenollaria sporofastidiosus genome encodes:
- a CDS encoding sigma factor-like helix-turn-helix DNA-binding protein: MAKEYYLYVRGKKVKVSEDIYKVYWREKEHEKYLEQVDKKNHLLFFSSLDHDGNFVDNLADESVDVEKIIETQILIETVRKAMSRLNDEERDIIERLYFNDETLSSVARSKKVSYQAIQWRKNNILKKLKVLLKEFIK, translated from the coding sequence ATGGCAAAAGAGTATTACCTTTATGTCAGAGGGAAAAAGGTAAAAGTCAGTGAAGATATTTATAAAGTCTACTGGCGAGAAAAAGAACACGAAAAGTATTTAGAGCAGGTGGACAAGAAAAACCACTTGCTCTTTTTTTCATCATTGGATCATGACGGGAATTTTGTGGATAACCTTGCTGATGAAAGTGTGGATGTAGAAAAAATAATTGAAACTCAGATCTTAATTGAAACAGTCAGAAAGGCTATGTCAAGGCTGAATGATGAAGAAAGGGACATCATAGAGCGTTTGTATTTTAATGATGAAACATTATCGAGTGTAGCAAGAAGTAAGAAAGTAAGCTATCAAGCTATACAATGGCGAAAAAACAATATTCTTAAAAAGCTAAAGGTGCTTTTGAAAGAATTTATAAAGTAA